CGGTGTTCATTGATTCTCCAttccttttgtttttgttatacttTAAAGCTCATCGCTTAAAGTATAAcatctattatttaaaatagttatttttgcaACCTGAAAAGTGTTGTTGTAGTTTGAGATTGATAATTGAATGATGGTAATAGTAGTGCATTTTTTGggtggtgaaaatcatccaatgtcttttcccccgccttgggcaaggcgagagggagtctcaaacccttactgactaaaaaccaccccgatcctactcctgcttttcgatccggagccccggtaacccgctaggcaatccgcagctccggaatagtACTATGTAAGAGTACTTTGTGTACCCTCATTTTGTTACCATAGTTCAATCCCCCTTGATCATAGAAAGGTCGGATTTTTTGACCCCTTTATGTTTTATAGGGGTCTTCATCTATCGTATTGTGAGAATGAGGCAACAAGCCAATAGTAAACACTGTTGATTCTATCATATTAAGATTCCACATATCAATTATGGAATGCACAAGTTAGTATGACTCACACTCATTCTCATTAACCTATCATTAGATGTAACTAGAAGAGATGGTCAAActatgataaaacaaaataaactttacgtGACACAattctttctttttgttttcttttcttttttaaataaacgttgcctcacattaggattttctcctgtgtcgtgggtgcgtttacaaacatacaatttcacatacacataacacccagacccgaaacaacaaattgtggaacacacaaagaattgctccgtgcgggcatcaaacccgcgacacgtacggcagccagttgcccagccaccgcgccaaccgtgcagtctgttttattgcttaccatcaggtgatccgcctgctcatTTGCCGATCAAAACTCTAAATAATCCTGATCGTTATTATGTTTGTTGCAGAAAAATGGCGACTGTAGTAACGAGCGTGCTGTCAGTCGCTGGCGGGCTGCTGTTCCTGCTGTGCCAAAAAGCTAACTCAGTCGAAATGCTTATATTAGGCAGATTACTAGTCGGCTTGTCTGGTGGTAAGtactagtatttttaaatagacacGTGAACTAATAAAGGAAAGCTCAACCAGTTTCAAGTTACATCAggactcatattcataagcgTACCTACGCGGCGATGCGATGTATCGGCGGACCCTAGGGCGTTTTTAGGATTAGAagatatcaatttaatttaaaattaataatgaggTGAATTGGTCGAGTCGCAAGTGACAGTTTCTCTCTTTCTGGAGGTCAATTACTGAGTCAACTAAAGAATTAATGGATGTTCGATGTTTCGTTATTTTAATTCTCTGTAATGACATGTATGTAGACTCGGTGTATGCTGACGGCGACAGTGCGATGCGACGCGGCGTTCGTTCTTAGACTAGCCTCGTATGTCATGGGACACAATAagaatgtttctttttatttgtatttggaTTTTTGagtgtaataaaatgttacagTAAAACGAAACAGTTTTCTAACTAAACCTTAATAAAATCAGAATGATCTGATGGGGTCTACACCTAcctagttttaattttcatttaaaggtCCTAAAATctaatactattttaattttcaggTCTAACCACCAGCATAGTGCCCATGTACCTGACGGAGCTGGCCCCCGCGGCGTTAACCGGGGCCATGGGGGTCGCGTGCCCCATGGGGGTCAACGTCGGGGTCCTCGTCGGACAAGTCATGGGGTTAGATTTTATATTGGGTGAGTTGGAGGGccattaattaatacattgactgccaacaaaaatcagttgaaggcaaatcctccgctagcaccggtcacttttgccccccatggcgtttaatgtgctATATTCGAATAGCAtcattttaaagaatattttgtcATGAACAAAATCATGCAAAAATGAAtcttatgttatgttaattatcatcatcatcaaatggGTCATAAGTCATAAGACCAGTTTCCTGCAACTTTTAATATGTCATCAGTACCATTAGtccgagtttgctttacgtttaaagtaatcgaaacgagagcgcgttgggcgctctgatttgccggctcaaataaaccaactaatcagagcaccgaacgcgccctcatttcgattactttaaagcactaagggtactgaacatCTTGCCCTACATTCTTATGTCATTAAATGAAAGTAATTGTTTGGAGTCAATGATTTAAAGAAGACGAGCATTGGTATCTAACACAAACCCTGTGATCTCATTTTCTGACACTTACATATAAGACTTAAGTCGCAAGAGATGCCACCTTCTGTGTAGAACAAATTTTAGTgtctatcaaattaataatcttaattttatGGCATTGTTTCAGGTCGTGCTGAAGATTGGCCCTACCTTCTGTCCGTCTACGCGTTGCTAGTCATTATATGTTTACCGTTGTTATTTATACTGCCAGAAAGTCCAAAGTACTTATTTGTAGTTAAGAAAAATGAGGAGAGAGCTTTAAAAGGTaagatatgtatttatttttaataaatcaatttacgACAAAACCATTACATGTTGCTgttaaaattaagtttgttaCCCCACCCATCAGTGGATAGCCGATAGATGCCgacaatcgatcgattggttagtAGACCTATGTCCGTCAatcaattaaagctaccacCAGCTTTATGCATCCAAAACAATTGAAGttctttttcaacatttttataccCCTGTGTATCTACACATATTTTTTCCCTCTTTTATGGACGAAACTATTATGCAACAACTTTTACTAACTTCACCAGAACTGAGTCGTCTCCGCGGCGTGTCTCCAAGCGTCCTCAGCGAGGACATAGAAGTGCTCCGCGAGGAGGTGCGAGGGTCCCAGGCCACGTCCAGCGCCTGGTCCATGCTGCGGGTGCTGAGGGACCCGCGCCTGAGGCTGCCCCTACTGCTCGCCTGTACCATGCAGGCTGGACAGCAGACTAGCGGGATTAATGCGGTGAGGTTTACGATAGTTGTAATGATAACGTTATGTGATTGTTTGTCATATAGTATAGACCATGTATGTGTTAGCAATCATGATAATTAGAAAGTTTGTGGTTGAACACTACTAGCACCTCTTTTGAATGTTACGTAAAGATTATGGGTCAAGTTCTCGTAATGAAAGAAACATtgagactaaaaaaaaaacaaacgttgcgccacactaggattttctcctgtggcgtaggtgcgtttacaaacatacacatggcactcagacccgaaacaacaatttgtggatcacaaaaagttATGTTCCGTGTCAATAGaatccgctacccgttgcgcagcagccaccGTACCTACCGTGCTGTCTCTGTTCAACATCCACGTATGTATGTTACCTTACAATGACAATAATCATCTATTTAATATTCCCCAGGTGTTCTACTACTCGCAGACAATATTCAAGCAGGCCGGGTTAAGCGCGCAGAACTCTCAGTACGCGACGATAGGGTGCGGGTTCATCAACGTGTGCACGGCGGTGCTGATGCTGAAGCTGCTGCCGCGGTTCGGGCGCCGCCCCCTGTTGCTGCTCTCCGTGTTCACGGCCGCCGTCATACTGGCGGCTTTAGCTGCTTGTATGAGGTTTATGGTGAGTTACACCATATATTCTGTGAACTTTAATGTTtactttgtaatataatattaatacacaTTAACTATAATAAGATTCCTCATGAATAATGATCTAAGTCAAGTTTCCagatatatagggtgactggaaATTTGTGAACGACATTGAAACACCTAATTGTACTCATAATTACAAACatctttcccaaagaaacttttgtatacccattcgttttatttttattacataacaaaacaacaaaatttcatttgcACGCGCGtgtaaattttcaaaataactaaTGAGTATACGAAAAATTTTTCTTTGGAAAGTTCTTTGTAATGATGAGTACAATCACTTGTTTAAATATCGGACACTAATTATCAGTTACcctataaaaactaaacaagcaGACCTTCAAACGTATCACATGTGATTGTTACGTTCAACGACAACTGAGCGTGCAAATACACTTACGAACTATTCTagctttgtaatattttatcgcAATTTTTAACAACAATCTTAGAAGAAATTGTGTAGGCAGTATGTTCTGGTGTCTCTGTACTAAATGAATGTTTGTGTTATCCTTAGAACGTAGTGTCGTGGATGCCGTACGTGTGTATGATAGCGGTGCTGTCGTATGTTCTAGTCTACGGGTTCGGCCTCGGACCCATTCCTTACTTTATTGCCTCGGGTAAGTCGACTCTCATCTAACacattaataaacttaaactaGTGTTACTgataatctaataaaaaatggaCTTAGGTATCTGTTAAAACTGCGTTTTATCGATAGTCTAATAATAAAAAGGGCCTTTGATATCTCCTAAAACTGCGCCAGCTTCTGAGGGACGAGTTGCAGTAATCTCTTAAAACTCGTAATTTTGTGACCTTACCTGTCTGTGCTGTCCCTAGCAACCTACTAAATGAGTATTCTGACAAACCTTTTCTTAAGTATAGACCACGTCTTTCTAAGTGacgataaaattaaaagaaattgtgtttcagttttaaataataattattattcgataacatttttaaaggtatgttttttattcttaatttcccacccaattttcacaatgCTCATTTCTATCAACAGAGATATTCGAGGTGGGTCCCCGTCCGGCGGGCATGGCGTGGGGTTCCCTCGCCAACTGGGGAGGGAACTTCCTCGTCGGCATGTCGTTCCCCTCCATGAGGGAGGCCATCGGACCCTACTCCTTCCTCGTCTTCTCCGGCGTCACTGCTGTACTCTTTGTCTTCCAGAAGtaagtagaaaataataaagaagtatattaagtctttgactgccaatagaaaactattgaaggcaaatcctccgctaacgtcggtcaccggtggccaccacggcgttcaatgtgttaagtatcgttttgtgtaaaaataattataatttggaaataattaacttcttgttttaaaaaaaaaaaacttttattggtGCAATTAATCTGTAAAGCACGAAAAATTCTAGAATGTTCTACGACATAAGTATCGCCCCATCTATCTTCTGTCACCTTCCAAGAAGGTAAACACAATATTTGAAAAGCTATATACGTTTTGAAAAATTCTAGAATGTTCCTCAGCATACATTGGCTACTGATGTGCCCTAAAAACCAATATATTTTTCTCCCACAGAATATACTTCCCCGAGACTCGAGGCAAGACTCCAACACAGGTGACACAGCTGTGCAGTCGCGGCCTGCAGTCCAAGCCACTACTCGCGTCTCACCTCTCCGGTGTATGACGTCATATGTCTTAGCGACACAAACTCATATAGATACGAGTGATACGTAAGTAGACTGCTATGTTTGTATGAGAGAAATGAGAATatggaattaatatttaatataaattaaactggTATGTGATATGTGATAATGTGAGCTACTGTATCGCTCACCGTGCTAGGACCTCTCACTTaccgtccaatagggaattaattagtgtcacaccattggatgttaaatatttgacagctgcagtgattTGTCAGAAAAACCTGCTGCTAAATTGGCGCCCTATATTAAGCAAAAGCCCGCGCAACGCACTGTAAAGTCTCTCGTGTttttggatgtccatgggcggcggcgattacttattattatcagATGAtctgcctgctcgtttaccggcttataccatacaaaaatagTCTTTGGATTAAAATCAAATTTTGATTGATCTCGACCGTCActagttttttaattaactgtaTAAAGACAAATACAAGTAATATTAGTAGGTAAGCTCATTTTGTGACAAAATAGAACGTCgtcgttgttttacgtcggtctGAGAGGCCAAGGTATCAATCGTGCGGGAGCATGGCTTTACAATATAAACCATTTGACTCTGTATTCTCATTTCTCGTGATCAAGTTGTTGGATGTGCTGAAATTGTTAATTGACGGggaataggtattataattttttttacaacacAGAATACaagcaattttatatttttatatcataactagcttttgcccgcgacttcgttcgcgtggttggtggtcaaaattaaaacgccttataaaaagtagcctatgttctatctctgtaccaaatttcatcaaaatgttcggtttactggtttaggcgtaacggcgtaagcgtaacagacagacagagttactttcgcatttataataataatattaaatattcgaGAATCTGACGTTAGCCACTCGACAAGCTGCTACCGCCCCACAGTACAGAATCGAGTGTGTATCATAGAGGTTTTCgctactttcaaaatatgtttttagtagCGAATTTAGAGCGCTTACCAGCGCCCTATTTTTTCCACACATGGGCAAACGTggcagttttggttttaaaggagCAAATCTATACTCACGAATCGCATCCTCCAAAGCACTCCTCAGTCGTTCATTGCACTGAGTACTTACTTGTTCAACCCTGTCGTCCTCCACTCCAGCGGCAGGAGTGGTCGGTGTCACATTTTTTGCAGCAGTCCGACCAAAACCAGCAGTACCAGCCTGGCAGTGCAGGATTGAGCGTCGTATCAGTGAGGCCAGGGTGCTTATCGGCAAACTATCCTGCTTCAGGGAGGGCAATACTCGTCCTAGAGTGATGCGCTTTGTAAGACGTGCATTTGTGGGGACTGAAACCAGTCCTCATGAATACATGTCGCGTGTTACAGAGCGCATCGACTTCCTGAAGCAGAAAATCTACGCATGGGCAAATCGTATCAGACGGTACAAAAAACGAGTTGAGCGATATACTCAGAATCGCATGTTCCAAAGAGATCAGAGGTGGGTATATAGAAATTGGGAACGATCCAACCAAGATGTGACTGATGGGCGGCGACCGGATGATGAAGCCACTAACACATTTTGGCGCAACATCTGGTCGGTGCCTGGTAGCCACACAGAGGATGACTGGATCTGTGATGTTGAGCGGAGGTGTGAAACTGTGCCAGAGATGGAGGAGGTGATAATCACCTCCTCTGATGTGAGCAGTGCAGCCTGTTCGGTCCCAAATTGGAAATCACCGGGGCCAGACGGGCTGCACAACTTCTGGCTCAAATGGTTCACCAGTTCACACGCTCGCTTAGCATCGCAGTTCCAGGCAGCTTTAGAAGCTGGATCGTTGCCCCAATTTCTAACAACAGGCGTTACCCATCTGCTCCATAAATCAGGTAGTTCcactgaacccaaaaattatagaccaattacatgtttaccaacggtctataaacttcttacatctattttgagaacaaaaataacaaaacatattgaaaaatattccattatgtctgtatctcaaaatggatgtaggagggggtctcgtggaactaaggagctactcctcattgatatggctgtaagccaacaggttcgtcggtcccgaaagaatttgtctacatgctggatagattataaaaaggcatatgactctgtgccacatacatggctcatgagggtgctggagttgtataaaatagatgcaactctacgcgccttcttgcagtcatgtatgaggcaatggagtactgtgctttgctatccgggatgtagacaaatccaagggagtgaagaacctgtaaggatagtgcgaggaatattccagggtgacagtctgagcccactatggttctgcttggccttgaatcctctcagtactttattggaggcttcagggctaggctatcctttgcggagaaggggtctagtcatatcccacttgctttacatggatgacctcaagttgtttgctccaaataacaaacaactgatggaactactgaaaataactgaaaaatttagtagttccatcagaatggaatttggagtagataaatgtgctgtcatgcatgtgaagcgaggagggattgtggaatctgagggtctagaactctcagatttcacaaaactaagagcgctctccgcaaatgatacttacaagtacctgggtatgtcagagggattaggcattaatggaccggacatgaaacaatcgttacgggaacgcttctttggccgcctgaataaagtgctgaaaagttcattatcaggcggaaacaaggtgcgagcctataacggttgggtcatgccggttctgatgtattcttttggtatactcaagtggactcagactgaacttgacaccctggataggcgagtccgaacactgctgactgcaaatcgtatgcatcaccctcgttcatcgatcatgaggttgtacatcccgcggaagtgtgggggccgaggcttattaaatgctaagacccttcataaccgtgaggtgtgcaatctcagggaatatttcctgaaagtaaacgagggtatgcatcgagatgtagcagcagtggacaatggattcactccactatctttagcaaaagagaactggcgcaaacctgtggtactaagcgtcaatgaccgcaaggaggtatggcatagcaaggagctccacggacgcttcttccgggcccttcatggacccagtgtagattttctagcgtccgtatcttggctacgattcagtaatctctttggagaaactgaaggatttgtctgcgcaattatggacgaagttatccttacgaataactaccggaaatatattattaaggatgggaccgttgacatatgtcgggcatgtcatagtcctggtgaatccataagacatataatttctggttgtggtcgtttggctaatggtgaatatttgcatagacataatcaggtggccaagattattcaccagcaacttgctttgcagtaccaacttgttgagtttgaggttccatactacaagtatgtgcccgatccagttctcgaaaacggccatatcacattgtactgggatcgatctatcatcactgacaggactattgtagccaataaacctgatatagtggtgatagaccgacaagcgcgccgcacgatgataatcgatatcaccatccctcatgacgagaacctcgtgaaagctgaaaaagataaacaaataaaatatcttgacttggctcacgaggttgtcgacatgtggaatgtggattcggctatcattgtgccgatagtcgtgtcggccaatggaTTAAttcccaacagcctcgacaaccaccttaggaggctggggttgggcggatggatcaagggcctgatgcagaaggcagtactcctcgaaacggcacgtattgtgaggaggtttctctctctggagccctaaccaccggtggcttggaccatgctcccgctactggtcggctcctatttttatatttttaaatattattttattttatatgtgtagtatttaaaaatgtaaatctagagaatgttaaacaaataaagatattaaatatGAGCCGCGCGGGTaccttactcatagatctaaacacccctctcccgcacgcgcacccctggccttggcgacgtccacttcgcaacgggccgtgcagcagaaatcgtaatattttaattttaccacaacttcaaaaccaaatgtccaattttaatcattcaaagaccaaatattatctatataaactgtacttaatgatgaaataatttattttgataaagattaatagcatgagtaaaataaacgcgtttaaatgtagtccaaaaaaaattcaagatttttaaataaaaatgtggttgttgtgcctcactcgacatagataggtatagtgtgtcgcggacttttttgtagatatttataagatctacaattaattataacattttatggttctatcttttgtagtttaggcagcgtacgccaaataagtaacttctttagttgatttttttcagtttgtgtccgaaaaatccaaatatcttacggaaccctatttttttccaaaataaaatatagcctatgttactcgtggataatgtagctttcgaatggtgaaagaatttttaaaatcggtccagtagtttttgagcctattcgttacaaccaaacaaacaaacaaacaaacaaagttttcctctttataatattagtgtagacaAATACATAGTAACATATCTTATACTGACAGTTTGCACATACAGAGTAgatgatgataattatatttatttatactgattttataatattacaatattatagagattaaattattttttagaatCTCACATAGAAAATCtctgtttaataaattataaatttaatggAAAAAAAGACATTGtcggttaaaattatttttgtttttcttataaaaatatctaatttgaaatttgaattttatgaaTCTGATATTAGAATACAGccgttttgtatgtatgtatgtataagtaagcTCAATACACAGGTTAAAAGAATCGGGGCGATTTATATGGACAAAAACTGTGTGAGTAACGGAACAAGCTTCTTTCAATTAAATCGCAACGATTTGTCGAAGTTTGAAAGGGTAACGTGCTATTGGAACTGATtctattaaactatttaaattaattgtagataTATTGCTATCTCTTTCTCTCATACTTTGCGGGAGAGGGACGAATATATGACATACAGATGAAAGTGTCATGCCAAAGATGGGAGGTGCGCGCCTCGGCAAATTCGATATGCTAAATGTTTTTATCTTTTCTCCCTTTCTCTCTCTACGTGTTAGTTAGAGATGGCAATAGTTTTGACTAATGTGTGCTCGGtgcatttttaattgttattttaatgtttgtattttaatactGTAAGTGCACTTTGACTATTTTTCTATAGTAAAGACAAGAAGTTAGGTAACTCTTAGTGtttgtattttagttaataatgCTGCATTTATATTAGTTCTGGATGTTGtagatggcgccactgtcgAAAATGGGAGTGTTGTTTGTAAGTTTTGCCTTTTTTAGGGTCAAATGTCTATGTTTTATCAAGAAGCTTGTTGTTATTGAAACAAATAACTACACATTTATAAGGGTTATCAAGAAAtgccaaaatatttaaattatttatttttgacaccTATAGTGTGGTTAATGTGCAACTAATATGAATGCAGTGTTATGATGCTAGGAACAAATTAACTATAAGCGCAGAGGGATATAGTTGTCATACTTATTTCACCTGTAATCTGGTTAGAGCTCGCAATATTTTCTGCTGGTCGAAGTTAGGGTACCGTCAAATGGAAATTCCTACCGCCAACAAATCTTTTTGGGaaaagtgtttaaataaaattatgctttaaGTTTTTATCTCCTAATTtagtctttgttttttatttatcggtACTTGGAACTTCGGCCTGGCATCCGTCTACGAGACGATTTAAAAGTACAAAATACGTAGTAACAGTGTTTCCGTACCAATGAGATCAAAGTACAGGTTACAAATGGGGGTTAGTCGCACAAACTGAGATTTTTGGGGGctttttgaagattttattgataaaatacatTCTCATGCAAGTAGTATAAGAGCGAGACCCTTTAGTATAAGTAAAATACTTGTGCGCTGCGTTGCGTCGTCGCAGCGTcgttttccatatattttttatgacatgacCCATTAAACTGTTGCGTCGTCGCGCGCGGCCTTTCTATGGCGGACAAGACAAGagatgaggcgagaggtaggGTGATGCGCTGCGTCGACGGACAGTCATCACGGTTTGTCATGGCACGGTGTATTTGAGCCGCAGCAGCGACGTTGCGTTGTTCCGATGCGACGACGTGACGCAACGCGGCGCAACGGACAAATGGGACCTCGCCCCTAACTGAGCATGAAATGATtacctaaattatatttttgggtaattttatttatataaacttgAAGCTTACTTTAAAGGGCATGTTTTATAGTTGGTACGGAACCCAAATTGCGAGTTAGAAACCGAATAGGGacagtttttacttaaaaatatttaatttataaataattcaattcaattgaTTTTGAACTCTATGCTGTTAGTAATAAGAACTGCGTAAAATAATATGTGGAGTTTTATTGTAGACTTAATTACTTAAGGTATAGAAGTCAAAATCGGTTGGATTATACCTAAATAGGATTGCTAAAGTGTCTTAAAATATCGCACAAATTTTTTTTAGGCACTAATACCATATAACGTCCAACAGTTGGTAtctttgtaatacatatttacaattttaactataaaacatcacttgTAGCGCATAATTTCTATAATTAGAAGTTTAAGgaattattttgttgtgtaattatttataattaattataagtttgacggAAATGTAAGCTCCAATCGTATGtgtatgatattttattgtgcatttttacaataaacacTTAAGTACCatgtattttggttttattattgcttctaattgatattaaaaaatatacgtgtGAGAGAAGAGtgaagcctttggtcagtaaaggtcatttataggctgttgatgtgatgatacCTATATGAAAAGGTTTTTAAGAAAAAGTGTCAGGTAAGTAGAtataccggagctgcggactacccaatgggtttaccggggctccggcttgaaaagcagtaataggaacggaatggtttttagtcagtaagagtatgacattTCCTCGCCAATGCCAAGGTCGCGCTAAGGCCAAGGACTCACCACGGTCCCGCCAAGGACTCGCCAAGGCCTCACTAAGGTCTCGCCAAGGTCGCGCCAAGGACTCGCTGAGGTCGCGCCAAGGACTCACCAAGGTCGCACCAAGACCAATGCATCGCCAAGTTCTCGCCAAGGTGCCGCCATCGTTCCGCCAAGGCCTCGCCAAGTTCGCGGCAAAGCCAAGACTTTGCCAAGTTCTCGCCAAGGGCAAGCTCGGCTATTGGTTGGTTTGAACACGAAAGTCTAGGTATTGTCAAATAATGAAACAGAGTTGGtgacaaattgaaataaaacgcagaacttattttagtaaaacgatttattgtcataatatgaatagtaaaatatatgCTTAAATCATTAGCcattaaattatacaatgaaGCTAGAAATTATCACGCGCCTTTCAAAGGTAAAGAGGGTAAAAGTTAAagcataaatattatgaatagacacttcttttattattatactacttTGTACAAATACTACAGATTACTATATAAAc
This window of the Spodoptera frugiperda isolate SF20-4 chromosome 23, AGI-APGP_CSIRO_Sfru_2.0, whole genome shotgun sequence genome carries:
- the LOC118266673 gene encoding solute carrier family 2, facilitated glucose transporter member 3 isoform X1; translation: MVLKMEVYMYLFFSKTSVVYCLCWVQFYEKITTEHQHLTTSHDYKGGWSFYLVLAGIVTTLGSSLPVGYNIGVVNTPADVIKSFCNESFITRYDVVLDEKWLNVLWSFVVSIFIVGGCTGSILGAVLANSLGRKMATVVTSVLSVAGGLLFLLCQKANSVEMLILGRLLVGLSGGLTTSIVPMYLTELAPAALTGAMGVACPMGVNVGVLVGQVMGLDFILGRAEDWPYLLSVYALLVIICLPLLFILPESPKYLFVVKKNEERALKELSRLRGVSPSVLSEDIEVLREEVRGSQATSSAWSMLRVLRDPRLRLPLLLACTMQAGQQTSGINAVFYYSQTIFKQAGLSAQNSQYATIGCGFINVCTAVLMLKLLPRFGRRPLLLLSVFTAAVILAALAACMRFMNVVSWMPYVCMIAVLSYVLVYGFGLGPIPYFIASEIFEVGPRPAGMAWGSLANWGGNFLVGMSFPSMREAIGPYSFLVFSGVTAVLFVFQKIYFPETRGKTPTQVTQLCSRGLQSKPLLASHLSGV